The Microbacterium sp. LWO12-1.2 genome includes a window with the following:
- a CDS encoding carbohydrate ABC transporter permease: MASALREGGSVGTAGGAPRGPRRRPFRGRHALTLLAFLAPAIVFVCWFTYWPMLQGARMAFHDWNLWDLTSTPFVGFDNFVAVFQDPAFPVVAWNSILWVVGSLVPQLVIGFLIALALRKRFRFRGLYQALVFFPWAVSGFLIGMLFRWMFNAEFGVVNDLLMKAGLIDAPLPWLADPKLAMFAVIVANIWYGVTFFAIMILAALQSVPDEMLEAASLDGAGKARQLFSIIIPYISVTLLLTVLLRVIWIFNFPDIIYAMTNGGPANQTHIITTWMINYTQQGNYGIASAIGLIVVAFLFVFCAFYLMAMRKAQR; the protein is encoded by the coding sequence GTGGCATCCGCACTTCGTGAAGGGGGCTCCGTCGGCACTGCCGGCGGAGCTCCCCGCGGCCCGCGCCGCCGGCCGTTCCGCGGACGCCACGCACTGACGCTGCTGGCCTTCCTGGCCCCGGCGATCGTGTTCGTCTGCTGGTTCACGTACTGGCCGATGCTGCAGGGCGCCCGCATGGCGTTCCATGACTGGAACCTGTGGGATCTCACGTCGACCCCGTTCGTGGGCTTCGACAACTTCGTGGCCGTGTTCCAGGACCCGGCCTTCCCGGTCGTGGCATGGAACTCGATCCTCTGGGTGGTCGGCTCGCTCGTGCCGCAGCTCGTGATCGGATTCCTCATCGCGCTCGCGCTGCGCAAGCGGTTCCGCTTCCGCGGGCTCTACCAGGCCCTCGTCTTCTTCCCGTGGGCGGTGTCGGGCTTCCTGATCGGGATGCTGTTCCGCTGGATGTTCAATGCCGAGTTCGGGGTCGTCAACGACCTGCTCATGAAGGCGGGGCTGATCGACGCACCGCTGCCCTGGCTGGCCGACCCGAAGCTCGCGATGTTCGCGGTGATCGTGGCGAACATCTGGTACGGAGTGACCTTCTTCGCGATCATGATCCTCGCCGCTCTGCAGTCCGTGCCGGACGAGATGCTGGAGGCCGCGAGCCTCGACGGCGCCGGCAAGGCCCGTCAGCTGTTCTCGATCATCATCCCGTACATCTCGGTGACGCTCCTGCTGACCGTGCTGCTGCGTGTGATCTGGATCTTCAACTTCCCCGACATCATCTACGCGATGACCAACGGCGGACCCGCCAACCAGACCCACATCATCACGACCTGGATGATCAACTACACCCAGCAGGGCAACTACGGCATCGCGAGCGCGATCGGCCTCATCGTGGTCGCCTTCCTGTTCGTGTTCTGCGCCTTCTACCTGATGGCGATGCGGAAGGCTCAGCGATGA
- a CDS encoding carbohydrate ABC transporter permease encodes MTITGTTVTETRRLTVPDLAKAPRPKRKLTVGGVVRVVGLGLWLVITLFPLYWIALTSIKSPGTINRFPIEYWPSEPSLENYISLFQKSSFGVFLGNSALVAIIAGAVATLIALLSAYVIARFEFRGKGAVLIAFLLTQMIPAFIALGPLYSMMTDLGLVDTKPGLILVYIAVCIPFSTVMLRGFFENVPDALEEAAMIDGCSRLGALFRVLVPVMTPGIIAAFIFNFVNCWNELFLSVVLMNTDANRTVPSALNGFISTFNIDWGSMSAAAVLTILPTMVMFALASRWIVQGLTAGAVKE; translated from the coding sequence ATGACCATCACCGGAACCACCGTCACGGAGACGCGACGTCTCACCGTCCCCGACCTGGCCAAGGCGCCTCGCCCGAAGCGGAAGCTGACGGTGGGCGGCGTGGTGCGCGTCGTCGGACTGGGCCTCTGGCTCGTGATCACGCTCTTCCCGCTGTACTGGATCGCGTTGACCTCGATCAAGTCGCCCGGCACGATCAACCGGTTCCCGATCGAGTACTGGCCCAGCGAACCCTCGCTCGAGAACTACATCAGCCTGTTCCAGAAGAGCTCGTTCGGGGTCTTCCTCGGCAACTCGGCGCTGGTGGCGATCATCGCGGGCGCGGTGGCGACGCTGATCGCCCTGCTGAGCGCCTACGTGATCGCCCGCTTCGAGTTCCGCGGCAAGGGCGCGGTGCTGATCGCCTTCCTGCTGACGCAGATGATCCCGGCGTTCATCGCGCTCGGACCGCTGTACTCGATGATGACCGACCTCGGACTCGTCGACACCAAGCCCGGATTGATCCTGGTCTACATCGCGGTATGCATCCCGTTCTCGACCGTGATGCTGCGGGGCTTCTTCGAGAATGTGCCCGACGCGCTGGAGGAGGCGGCGATGATCGACGGATGCTCCCGCCTGGGCGCGCTGTTCCGGGTGCTGGTGCCGGTCATGACCCCGGGCATCATCGCGGCGTTCATCTTCAACTTCGTCAACTGCTGGAACGAGCTGTTCCTGTCGGTTGTGCTGATGAACACCGATGCGAACCGCACCGTGCCGTCGGCCCTGAACGGCTTCATCTCGACGTTCAACATCGACTGGGGCTCCATGAGCGCCGCCGCGGTGCTGACGATCCTGCCGACCATGGTGATGTTCGCACTCGCGAGCCGCTGGATCGTGCAGGGCCTGACCGCCGGCGCCGTGAAGGAGTAG